GTCTACCCGCCCCCGGCCCGGCTGCCCGGCTGATCCGGCCCGGGCGGCAGGCAACCCGACCCCCGGGTACGACAAGGGGCCCAGCGGATCGCCGGGCCCCCCGTGGTGCTGCCGTGACTACTCGTCGCGCAGGTCCGCCGCGCTGGCCGCCGTCGCGCCGATCGAGTCGGCCGCCGAGGTGAGCAGGTCCGCGCCGAGCGCCTGGTCGACGGTGAGCGTCATCAGCGTCTCGCCACCCGCCTCGCGCCGGGCCACCTGCATCGCGGCGATGTTGATGCCCGACTCGCCGAGCAGGGTGCCGACGGTGCCGACGACGCCGGGCCGGTCGGCGTAGCGCAGGAAGAGCAGGATGCCCTCCGCGCCGATCTCCACGTCGAAGCCGTCCACCTCGGTCAGCTTCAGGACGTCGCGAGCGCCGGAGTGGGTGACCGTGCCGGAGACGCTGACCGTCCGGCCGTCCGGTAGCGCGCCACGCACAGTTACCAGGGTGGGCTGCTCGGCGGTCTCGGCCAGGCTGGCCAGGGTGACCTCGACGCCGCGCTCGGCTGCCAGGTGCGGGGCGTTGACGTAGGTGACCTGCTCCTCGACGACGGAGCTGAACAGGCCCTTGGTGGCGGCGAGCTTGAGCACCGACACGTCGTGGCTGACGATCTCGCCGCGGACCTCGACCGTGACGCTGGCGGCGACACCGCCGGCGACCGCGGTGAAGGCACGGCCGAGCTTCTCGGCCAGCGGGAGCAGCGGCCGCACGTCCTCGGCGACCACGCCACCGGCCTGCACGTTGACCGCGTCCGGGACGAACTCGCCCTGCAACGCCAGCTTCACGCTCCGGGCCACCGCCAGGCCGGCCTTGTCCTGCGCCTCGTGCGTGGAGGCACCCAGGTGCGGGGTGGCCACCACGTTGTCGAAGGCGAACAGGGGCGAGGAGGTGCAGGGCTCCTTGCTGTAGACGTCGACGCCGGCACCGGCGACCCGGCCCTCGGCGATGGCGTTCGCGAGCGCCTGCTCGTCGACCAGACCGCCGCGGGCGGCGTTGACGATGCGCACGCCCGGCTTGACGATCGCCAGTTCCTTCTCGCCGATCAGGCCCACCGTCTCGGGGGTCTTCGGGAGGTGGATGGAGATGAAGTCGCTCTCCCGCAGCAGCTCCTCCAGGCCCACCAGGCGTACGCCGAGCTGCGCCGCCCGGGCCGGCTGGATGTACGGGTCGTACGCGATCAGCCGGGTGCCGAACGCGGCGATGCGCTGCGCGAAGAGCACCCCGATGCGGCCGAGCCCGACCACGCCGACGGTCTTGCCCTGCACCTCGACGCCTGTGTACTTCGACCGCTTCCACTCCCCCGCCTTGAGCGCTGCGCTCGCGCTCGCGGTGTTG
Above is a window of Micromonospora coriariae DNA encoding:
- the serA gene encoding phosphoglycerate dehydrogenase, which encodes MNPVVLIAEELAPAAIEVLAHDFDVRHVDGTDRPALLSALSEADAVIVRSATQIDAEAIAAAPRLKVVARAGVGLDNVEVPAATARGVMVVNAPTSNIVSAAEQAVALLLAVARNTASASAALKAGEWKRSKYTGVEVQGKTVGVVGLGRIGVLFAQRIAAFGTRLIAYDPYIQPARAAQLGVRLVGLEELLRESDFISIHLPKTPETVGLIGEKELAIVKPGVRIVNAARGGLVDEQALANAIAEGRVAGAGVDVYSKEPCTSSPLFAFDNVVATPHLGASTHEAQDKAGLAVARSVKLALQGEFVPDAVNVQAGGVVAEDVRPLLPLAEKLGRAFTAVAGGVAASVTVEVRGEIVSHDVSVLKLAATKGLFSSVVEEQVTYVNAPHLAAERGVEVTLASLAETAEQPTLVTVRGALPDGRTVSVSGTVTHSGARDVLKLTEVDGFDVEIGAEGILLFLRYADRPGVVGTVGTLLGESGINIAAMQVARREAGGETLMTLTVDQALGADLLTSAADSIGATAASAADLRDE